The sequence below is a genomic window from Silene latifolia isolate original U9 population chromosome 7, ASM4854445v1, whole genome shotgun sequence.
tataattatgtttttaacatgtttgatttcaggtttAGAAGTCAAACAGTTGTTCGTGGTGTGACTACTAGCACCCAAGAGAACATGACACACGACGTTACTTGTTGGAGTAACGCCACCGATGAAGATAAGGAGATGTGGTTCAACAACTTAGGGGtatctatttataaaatatatattattaaatataatttatttattctaattaccttattattaatttgtttctcatccatgtgtttactttttgtagcgtgtgttctattggccaaccgaccttgagcgcctagtttagcaaaggtataatgacattggcaagaagaggctaagggacaacatgtataaggtgtctaagaggaagaaggcgccatctttcatgaaaggtatttagtttcttttaatacccgtaattagttaaaatttattacatattttgaaactatattaattaataattgataTTTTATTGATTATAGGTGCGTCATATGAGGAATATACAAAATTTAGGAACAGTCCCGAGTTCAAGGAAGCATCGGCCGGAACAAGATCAACGGGAAAGGAGGAGATAAGGACGCGGAAGTTGAGCCTACTCATTATGGAGGGTCTCAATCTTTTCATGATCGTGTGGTGTTAGATGTAagttatttgtcttagcttttaatttaatagtcttctaatttagtctcattaattatcatgtttgagtaacaatttccttgtttttttttttccggaagaCCAAGAATAATAAGGGCAAGGTACCCACGATTGTTGATCTCTTTGTTGACACTCACGCAAAGCAGACAAgcaagggcaagttgatcttcgcgaaggaaaaagatcaacagttatatgtaagtgtcaaaaaataaaatttattaatgtgttaaagtatatgttttatcaatttttagataagtaacctctaacaattaatgttttatcaattttttaggaacaattccttgtccgtaggaagaacaacccggaaattgatgacaatgagctatggtttgatcttgttgaggggttccaaagaggagatgtgtatggagccgggtcggcaaaggagattttctaccctcctacaagaagaagagggtcaatttcctcccaacaacaaccttataccccaagtgtcgtaagtgtgctccaagctcaattagccgccaaggagaggcaggatgccgagagggagaggcgggatgccaagagagatgaagaaattcggaggatgaaggaggaaatggaccggatgaactccttcttcgccaattgcaacactgggtggcgcccgcaaccaaaggatcctagagatcctaattatggaggtggtagtggagcgggggcaagtttccctgttatgtagttttttagagaacatgttattcccggataatgttagatgaccaaaactcgtagttgtgtgtatggaacatgattttctttatcaagtttggttgtgttggcttcccatgtgttctctcattggaagtgttggtttatttgcggtttttacgtatttggctaggtcaaaaacgatttttaGGCTAAAAAAATGTAAAATTGGCGACGGATCTTTGGGCATTTGGCGACGGCAAACCGTCGCTAACCTTCGATCATGAATTAATTTTAGAGTCAATGGCGACCAAAAAcgatcgccaaaatggcgaccaaaaaacgatcgccaaattggcgaccaaAACCCGTCGCCAATCTTCAGTTTTGGGAGGTGACGTGGCTTGAACTATGGCGACCTCAGACAGTCGCTAATGTGGCGACTAAAaacagtcgccaattttggcgactaGTTTCTGTCGCCCGCTTTAAAAAATtccgtcgccaaaattggcgacgaagtcctgtcgccaaaagcgactaaacctagctacgaagtgcgggcgacgggccttagtcgctttattcttaatggcgactgttctcagtcgccttatatggtcgccaattaccttatttgttgtagtgagTGTTGGTTTTAGATTGAGTGTGAAGTGTAGTTGATCAAGTCGGCCGGACAAGTTGTTTAATGCAGGTCGACGGTACTAAATAATCTGTAAGGCTCGAGTTTTGGATCGGTAGGTCCAAACAAGTGTCAGTTTTTTATTtaagaagtcgagtatagaagtttaagggggAAAAGAGGGGAGGGACTCTCATGTGCCCTAAAATGGAGCACAAGTTTGGGTATTTGTAGAGAAGTGCTTGGGTGTAGGTCGgttctttttgtgtttttttagTGGGGGGCTGATTGAGGCGCGAGGGTCGCAGCGAGGTGTAATTGCGGCGCAAGTGTGTTCGCAAAGTATCTGGGGTTGTTTTTGGTAGTTGAAAATGCTCGGAGGTTAAGGATAAGGGCCTATTGAGGCGTGAGGGCTCCTATGCAAGATCAGTGTCCTGTCCTTTTTACTTAGgatttttcttcacgtttttttttccaatcttttgttttcatttgttttgtctttgtttttttgTGATTTGTCTTTCGACATTTCGTGTTGGGTGTTTGATGTTGACGTTTTTGGGCGGgtgttttgaatttttgacttgggtttcgaattttgagtcggttttgggtccgtagtcggttttgactctaattaatgTTATTTCGACACTTCCGACGTGAAGAAGACATTCTAggtattttgaaaatgttttgagaaaatattttattttaaaatcaaTTTTCGAGTTTTGCGAAGACACGTTTCACTAATTATCGATTAGACACTGCGATTTTACCATTTACATCAGCTGAGGTTAGTTTAAGCACATGCTTACCAAAAGAAGATTGAGGAGCCTCTTGATCCATCTGCGACTTCCCCTTCCAGGAAACCTCATGCCAAACCTCCCTCAATGATCTCTTCATCGTCCTCCTCTAAGATATCATTTAATTCATCCAACTCAAGTGGTGATAGCGAGAAATCTACACCACTATTAGTATCAAGTAAACCAAACTTATTAGTGGAAGAAGAATCAATTTTTTTAGAATTTTTTGTGGAATTAATCTATTTTTTTATTATGCCATGGCTTGGAACAAAGGCGTTGTTTGGTGAATAGCATATTgaccaatttttagcatattcaagggttttagcatgtttgatcaatcaatatattaattttagtgtttggtaaacaacatattgaaacaacatatttggggtcaatatgttgttttacaatatgctgcttaccccaACATATTGGTTAGcctattgtaaaataggaaatttttctccattttaaaaaaaaaaaataacaatctactaatcgtaatctgccaattatcaaacactcaaattaattctgctaatttaTTGACAAGTTTAAAATTCGGAGAGGAGTCATTTTTACCCTTCATTCCCAGCCTTCGTTTTTCTTCCTCTTTGACTTAACACACAAAATCACACAAAACTACTCATGGCTTGAAATTCGTGACATCTCCGAAGCATTCATCAATGGCGGACAGAAACTCCATTTTCTCTCTCCTATTCATATacttccttctcttcttcttgttCTTCATCTTTCCCGCCATATTATCCGCtaacaacgaacaacaacaacatgagCAGAGAGAAGATTTCAACGAAGAACTGCTATTAAAACCCTTACCAGATCGAAAAGTATTAGCGCATTTCAACTTCGAATCAACTGTCAATATTTCTTCTTCCTTTAATGGCGCTTCTCATCTCCATCTCTTTCCTAAGTCTATCTTCCAGCTTGTAAGTTACACTATTCTTCGCCCTATTCGATTTATGTTATGTAATTGTATTATTGATTCGTTGTTTTGTCCAATTTTTTGGTAATTGATCGATTCAAGTGTAGATTGAGCTCAATTGATAGGTTGTTTTGTGTTAATTAGTGTTTGATGGTTCTAGTGATGGAATGAATTCAATTGTTGAGTATCTTAAGTCGTTTTCGATGATCTGTTGATCAATTGTGATTTTAGCTGAATCGCTGGACCGTattgaaatgattttttttttccgcgGAGTAGGCAATTCGGAAATTTGTGGACCTTTAGCTTAATTGTTCAATCAATAAACTGTACCTATGTGGTTATTTATGAATTTGTGCGAGCGTTTTAGTTGTAACAATGCAATTGATGAAGACGGAGAGCTATTCACAAGAATTAGTCAGTTGATATTAGTATCCCCGCAATATTATTGATTGTAATGAAGTGGTTGTTTTTTAGTTTGTTTGAACATTTTAGTAGTAGTTATGCACTTGCTGATTGTGTGGAGTGGAGCTATTGTTTTCGAGGATCGATCAATAGTAGTTCCAGGTCATTTGTCTAATTGTAGTTAAGTGGTTTCGTATAAATTTGAATGAGCATTTTAGTGCTAGCAATGAAGTTactaaatactccctccgtcccggtcaattgttgtcctttggttttggcacaaagaccaaggaaagagaaggggccaattactaaatgacaattggaacaaattgagtgtgaatgatcaaattgttcatcaagttcattcttaaaatagaaggacaacaactcactgagataccccaatatggaaaaggacaacaaatgaccggaacggagggagtaactTGCTTTTTTCGGGGATGTTTATGTTAATCAAATGGCAAAATATCAGGATTAAGAAGGTCATTGTCCAACCTATTTGTGTCAAATTTCCGTTTTAGGATAGGCTAAGTTCTATTTCTTTGAATGTGTAAGAATAGGCTGGAAATCCTAAAGAGATAGTTTCATTGGTTGTTCACTGTAGTCTGTGTATCTACTAAAATTGTCGATTATACTACCATCCGTAAAACCTTGGTTTCATCACTATTAATGTTAGTTGTTAGTTAATAGGGAAGAGTTACTAAGTGCTCCGGATGTGTTGCATGCTTTGAATACCTATTAAATATCATGAATTTCTGTGTTTGATTCTTCTTGGAACTTCCTGATCCATTGAAGTATTACAATGAGTGGCTGGTTGGTGCCTTAGCGGTGCAAGTAAATGACTCTAATGATGTGTAAATGATTAATTTCCTAAcctttttaaaatatttattcaGCTGGGATTTGGGGAATGATGAGTATGTTAGAGGGCTCCCTTTTAATTAAGTTGAAGTAGAAATTTAGAATAGTTGAGCGCCATAAGGTGTTCTAGTGTCCCAAAATTGTTAAAATTCGGCTTTGCTTGTTTCATTTCCATATGATGTTATATTCTCGTTTGGCATTGTGATGATACTCATGCCCTTGATATGCTATTCTCAAGACATATGCTCAATATGATACATGTTGTAGTACCATAAAAGTACACTCCTTACATTTCGCAATAAACTCTGTGATTCTCGGGCAGATTTTCTTTGAGTAAAGTTTATAGTAAACTAATATACCTCTTTAGTCTGGAAATACAATGCATGATGATTAATTTTAAACGCTGCTCAACTTCAGGCTTTTAAATTTTAATCGCAAGAGCTGTAAAGGTGCAAGAGATTACTTCACCCTTCCTTTGGCTGATCTCATAGATTTTTGAAGTTGTATAAGGTGTAACTTTCTTTGCTTCTTGTTATGTTCTTTTGTTTAAAATTCTACGTAAGTAAAAAAGTCTGAGGCCTAGCTTGTATTTCTGACTGGCGGTGATTGTATTTTATCTTCGgagtaatgtaagtgtggtgcTCAACTAGGTCCACAAATTTCGTATCAAGGAATTGGAGCTGTCTTTCACTCAAGGTAGATGGAACTATGAACGCTGGGGTGGATTTGATCCCATTTCGAGTAAGAATGCAAAGCCTCCTGGGGTTGAATTGTGGGCGATTTTTGATGCTTCACCATCTCAGGTTGATGTTCTGTGGAAAAATTTGACTCACACTCTTTCTGGTCTATTTTGTGCTTCTATTAACTTTCTAGAGTCTTCAACTTCTTATTCTGCTCCTGAATGGGGTTTTCGGGCATCTTCGGGCTACTTAAGATATGGTACATTGCCCCGTGAAGCTGTTTGCACAGAGAACCTGACCCCATGGCTAAAGTTACTGCCGTGCCGTGATAAAGCTGGTCTTTCTGAACTGATGGATAGGCCGTCTATTTATCGTGGATTTTATCATTCTCAGAGATTGCACTTGGTATCAAGTGGTTTCAGTTCAGATGATTTTAGTTCCGAAATTCAACTTGATCAAACCCTCACTGTCGTTCTCAAACCCCAAAGTCAAGGGGTCAAGAGTTTTGCTAAACAACCAGATTGGTCCTTTAGCTCTATATTCGGGAGGACGGTCAATAAAAGATGCGTACTTGCTAAATCCAGCAATATGTACCTGCAACTTGACAGAGATCTAGTCTACGTACTGAAAGATAAGGGCATACATCATGATGATGCAGGATCTGCAAGTATTGTCACAAATCCTGTGTTTGAGTTGTCTTCTTCCCCTGATAAGATAATTACAGAAGTCGGCGACTTACCAACAGAGGAGCCATCTATTTTATATCTATTCTTCATTGAAAATCATGTTGATGATAAGCCATTTGACTTTGCTCTAACTTGGAAGCTTCCTGTGGTTTGGTCGTGTTCTCAAGCACCATTACTTGCTAATAGATTCTTGATGGGAAGTGGGAATGAAAGAGGTGCAATTGTCATCACTCTAAAGTCAGTTGGTAACATCCAAAGTGCGCAGGGTACTGATATGTCAGAAGATAATTGTATCTTGCGTGTCAACGTCTTCCAAGTAGTTCCTTGGTATGTTAAGGTTTACTATCATACATTACGGGTGTTTGTTGACGGAGAAATCCAACCTGCTGCTGTTGTCATTGAGAAGTTGCGGGTTTCGCCTTCGGAAGACAAGGTTTCCCCTGGGTCACTGGAGTTGGCATTGAAATTCCCGTGCCAGATGAAGTCAGCTACACTTTCTTTGGATTTTGATAAGGTATGCCTCAAATTTCCTTCTATATTATGTTAACTTAGATGGTGAAATAaaacttgcataatttcctatcaatGGCTTTAAAGAAGCTAAAGCGAATATCAAAGTCAACGTGGACCAAGTTCCTGGCACATAATTCTGTGAGGGTGTCATCAGCTTTTCCCCGCGCCTCTATTCTAATTTCTAACCTTGAGATATGAGTTAATACTGATAATAAAACAAGTTTAGGGAGAGGAACTGCTATTAACTTATTTGTCTTCTAATGGGATCGTCAAATCGTATTGCTTTGGCAAGTTTTCTTAAAGATAAATAGGTAATTGTTGCCAATCATTCTCACATTTACTGTGATTTGGAGTGTCAGATACTACTGTTTGAGAAAATATTCATGTTTTGGGTCTAAGATAAAATGTCAAAGTGTCATATTGTGTCGGAGCTCCGAAGTAGTGTCTTGACAGTAGGCCATGCATCCAATGTTAAATGTCAAATTAATAGCTTTT
It includes:
- the LOC141592086 gene encoding uncharacterized protein LOC141592086, with translation MADRNSIFSLLFIYFLLFFLFFIFPAILSANNEQQQHEQREDFNEELLLKPLPDRKVLAHFNFESTVNISSSFNGASHLHLFPKSIFQLVHKFRIKELELSFTQGRWNYERWGGFDPISSKNAKPPGVELWAIFDASPSQVDVLWKNLTHTLSGLFCASINFLESSTSYSAPEWGFRASSGYLRYGTLPREAVCTENLTPWLKLLPCRDKAGLSELMDRPSIYRGFYHSQRLHLVSSGFSSDDFSSEIQLDQTLTVVLKPQSQGVKSFAKQPDWSFSSIFGRTVNKRCVLAKSSNMYLQLDRDLVYVLKDKGIHHDDAGSASIVTNPVFELSSSPDKIITEVGDLPTEEPSILYLFFIENHVDDKPFDFALTWKLPVVWSCSQAPLLANRFLMGSGNERGAIVITLKSVGNIQSAQGTDMSEDNCILRVNVFQVVPWYVKVYYHTLRVFVDGEIQPAAVVIEKLRVSPSEDKVSPGSLELALKFPCQMKSATLSLDFDKGFLHIDEYPPDANQGFDIPSAVISFPNFHSSLSVAADSELPPLLSKMRTLIPAVAYTEVLLVPLTTPDFSMPYNVLTITCTVFALYFGSVLNVLRHRAAEEERLLKQKAKLKGSRIHLLLRKLLSRLRGNPVEEDESPSTSSSSSRAKLIFKVSVIALSAIVYQYYFT